One Streptomyces dangxiongensis genomic window, GGCAGGTCCGGGCGGACGCGCGGGGACCGGGGCCGGGGCGGACACCGCCGTGACGCCGCGCTGGCGGGGCACGCCGTCCAGCAGGCCGGTGGCCGGCGAGGGCGGGACGGCGGCGGAGCCGCCGCGAAGGGGCGGGCCCGGCAGCGGCGGGGACGCGGCCGTCGCAGGGCCTTTCGTGATCCGTTCCACGGTGCGGCACTCCTTCCGTCCCGCTCCACCCTTGGGGTCCGGCGGGCCGCTGTCCATGACCGGGGCCACGCGGGAGCCGATTCACAGCAACCTCTCACGCCCCGGTCGCGTCCGTACACCGTCCTCCCGGTGCCGGCCGTCGCGCCGTCCGCAATTCCCGTGAAGGGCAGACCCGATTGGGCCAGGATGGGGCCATGACCGACCTGTACGACTCTCCCTTGGTCCTGGACCGGCGCGACGGCCCGTACGGAGAGGTGGTGCTGCGCAGGCACGGCCCGCTGCTGCAGATCATCGCCAACGGATGCTTCCTGATGGACACCTCCGACGGCCGCTCGGAGCGGTTGCTGGTCGACGCCGCCCGGGCCGCGCTGGACGTGCGGCCCGAGCCGGCTGTGCTGATCGGGGGGCTGGGCGTGGGATTCTCGCTCGCACACGCGGCGGCCGATCCGGGGTGGGGACGGATCACCGTGGTGGAGCGGGAGCCCGCCGTCATCGGCTGGCACCGGCGGGGGCCGCTGGCCGAGGTGTCCGGCGGCGCGCTCGCCGACCGGCGCACCACGATCGTGGAAGCGGATCTGGTGGCTTACGTCAATGAGACATCGGACACGTTCGACGCGCTGTGTCTCGACATCGACAACGGGCCCGGCTGGACCGTCACGGAGGACAACGACAGCCTTTACTCACCGGCCGGACTCGCGGCGTGCGCAAGGGTGTTGAAACCCGGCGGGGTGCTGGCCGTGTGGTCCGCGCAGCCCTCTCCGGAATTTGAAGGAACCTTGCGGAATGCCGGATTCCGGCAGGTGCGTACCGAAGAGGTGCCCGTTGCCCGGGGCGTTCCGGACGCTGTGCACCTCGCCGT contains:
- a CDS encoding spermine/spermidine synthase domain-containing protein, which produces MTDLYDSPLVLDRRDGPYGEVVLRRHGPLLQIIANGCFLMDTSDGRSERLLVDAARAALDVRPEPAVLIGGLGVGFSLAHAAADPGWGRITVVEREPAVIGWHRRGPLAEVSGGALADRRTTIVEADLVAYVNETSDTFDALCLDIDNGPGWTVTEDNDSLYSPAGLAACARVLKPGGVLAVWSAQPSPEFEGTLRNAGFRQVRTEEVPVARGVPDAVHLAVRPG